From a region of the Labilithrix sp. genome:
- the tadA gene encoding Flp pilus assembly complex ATPase component TadA, with translation MANIDPILDELVKRGGTDLHLAVNQPPLGRVRGEIAPLRDQPVTAKELEEMLLELVTPAQRQRLAADLDLDLAIQFKDVARFRASYYVKHSGIAASFRLVPARVPSLTELGLPEVVWRLADRRSGLVVVAGPACAGKTTTTAAMVDHVNKTRPCHVLTLENPIEFVHESLRAQITQREIGTHVPTFASALRSAPRENPDVLVVSDLPSTEDVEPVLKLASDGVLVLLTVPASGSAGALQRILAGVSPERHPRLQSLLADCLAGVVVQHLLPGAGGKPRVAAHEVLVANAAISAIVRDGKYTRVAEALVAGSPQGMQTLDADLERHLGSGAISAETALDRALDKEAFAEVVRRTRPDLVD, from the coding sequence GTGGCGAACATCGATCCGATCCTCGACGAGCTCGTGAAGCGCGGCGGGACCGATCTGCACCTCGCGGTGAACCAGCCTCCGCTCGGGCGCGTGCGCGGCGAGATCGCTCCGCTCCGCGATCAGCCCGTCACGGCGAAGGAGCTCGAGGAGATGTTGCTCGAGCTCGTGACTCCGGCGCAGCGCCAGCGCCTCGCCGCCGACCTCGATCTCGACCTCGCGATCCAGTTCAAGGACGTCGCGCGCTTCCGCGCCAGCTACTACGTGAAGCACTCCGGCATCGCGGCGTCGTTCCGCCTCGTGCCGGCGCGCGTGCCCTCGCTCACGGAGCTCGGTCTCCCCGAGGTGGTGTGGCGCCTCGCCGATCGCCGCAGCGGCCTCGTCGTCGTCGCGGGCCCGGCCTGCGCGGGCAAGACGACCACGACCGCGGCGATGGTCGATCACGTCAACAAGACGCGCCCCTGCCACGTGCTCACGCTCGAGAACCCGATCGAGTTCGTGCACGAGTCTCTCCGCGCGCAGATCACGCAGCGCGAGATCGGCACCCACGTCCCGACGTTCGCGTCCGCGCTGAGGAGCGCGCCGCGCGAGAACCCGGACGTCCTCGTCGTCTCGGACCTGCCGTCGACGGAGGACGTCGAGCCGGTGCTGAAGCTCGCGAGCGACGGCGTGCTCGTCCTCCTCACCGTGCCGGCGAGCGGCAGCGCGGGGGCGCTCCAGCGCATCCTCGCGGGTGTGTCGCCGGAGCGGCACCCGCGCCTCCAGTCGCTGCTCGCGGACTGCCTCGCGGGCGTCGTCGTGCAGCATCTCCTCCCCGGCGCCGGCGGCAAGCCGCGCGTCGCGGCGCACGAGGTCCTCGTCGCGAACGCGGCCATCTCCGCCATCGTCCGCGACGGCAAGTACACCCGCGTCGCCGAGGCGCTCGTCGCCGGCTCCCCGCAAGGCATGCAGACGCTCGACGCCGACCTCGAGCGCCACCTCGGGTCGGGCGCGATCTCCGCCGAGACCGCCCTCGACCGCGCCCTCGACAAAGAGGCCTTCGCCGAGGTCGTCCGCCGCACGCGCCCCGACCTCGTCGACTAG
- a CDS encoding Zn-dependent hydrolase, with translation MTQKLTINGDRLWTSLMELARIGATPKGGVCRLALTDLDKQGRDLVVSWAKQAGMTVTIDKIGNVFMRREGKNPKLAPIATGSHIDTQPTGGKFDGNYGVLAGIEVVRTLNDKKIETEAPIEVIFWTNEEGSRFVPVMMGSGVFAGAFTLEHAYAAKDVDGKSVEEELRRIGYAGDEEPGKHPLGAYFEAHIEQGPVLEDAGKTIGVVTGVLGLRWYDCVVNGMEAHAGPTPMALRKDALQVATRIMQEVVAIANRYPPYGRGTVGFVQTFPNSRNVIPGRVKFSIDLRNVDQERLDTMDKEIRAFIEKTAADSKLEISLEQVSYFAPCPFEKGCIDAVERGAKELGYSYMEAVSGAGHDAVYMARLAPAGMVFIPCKDGISHNEIEDAKPEHIEAGCNVLLHAMLDRAGVAKG, from the coding sequence ATGACGCAGAAGCTCACCATCAACGGCGATCGGCTCTGGACCTCCTTGATGGAGCTCGCGCGCATCGGCGCGACCCCGAAGGGAGGCGTCTGCCGCCTCGCGCTCACGGACCTCGACAAGCAAGGGCGCGACCTCGTCGTCTCGTGGGCGAAGCAGGCCGGGATGACGGTGACGATCGACAAGATCGGCAACGTGTTCATGCGCCGCGAGGGCAAGAACCCCAAGCTCGCGCCGATCGCCACCGGCAGTCACATCGACACGCAACCCACCGGTGGCAAGTTCGACGGCAACTACGGCGTGCTCGCCGGGATCGAGGTCGTGCGCACGCTCAACGACAAGAAGATCGAGACCGAGGCGCCGATCGAGGTCATCTTCTGGACGAACGAGGAGGGCTCGCGCTTCGTCCCCGTCATGATGGGCTCCGGCGTCTTCGCGGGCGCGTTCACGCTCGAGCACGCGTACGCGGCGAAGGACGTCGACGGCAAATCGGTCGAGGAGGAGCTCCGTCGCATCGGCTACGCCGGAGACGAGGAGCCGGGCAAACACCCGCTCGGCGCGTACTTCGAGGCTCACATCGAGCAAGGCCCGGTGCTCGAGGACGCGGGCAAGACGATCGGCGTCGTCACCGGCGTCCTCGGCCTCCGCTGGTACGACTGCGTCGTGAACGGCATGGAGGCGCACGCGGGCCCGACCCCGATGGCGCTCCGCAAGGACGCGCTCCAGGTCGCGACGCGCATCATGCAGGAGGTCGTCGCGATCGCGAACCGCTACCCGCCGTACGGTCGCGGCACGGTCGGCTTCGTCCAGACCTTCCCGAACAGCCGCAACGTCATCCCCGGCCGCGTGAAGTTCTCGATCGACCTCCGCAACGTCGACCAGGAGCGGCTCGACACGATGGACAAGGAGATCCGCGCCTTCATCGAGAAGACGGCGGCGGACTCGAAGCTCGAGATCAGCCTCGAGCAGGTGAGCTACTTCGCCCCGTGCCCCTTCGAGAAGGGCTGCATCGACGCGGTCGAGCGGGGCGCGAAGGAGCTCGGCTACTCGTACATGGAAGCGGTCAGCGGCGCGGGCCACGACGCGGTGTACATGGCGCGCCTCGCGCCGGCGGGCATGGTCTTCATCCCCTGCAAGGATGGCATCAGCCACAACGAGATCGAGGACGCGAAGCCGGAGCACATCGAAGCCGGCTGCAACGTCCTCCTCCACGCCATGCTCGACCGCGCCGGCGTCGCGAAGGGCTAG
- a CDS encoding methyltransferase: MNAPSLEDVRAAVLRLFIDAPGAGLRKEDEQKCRELHALLPWIAKVRRGAHVVDAAAGKASVGLVAAELLEVGALTVIERDAGRVAACRAAAKRLTREVPVDVRASDVAAADAWPPEPDVVVALHACGPAADLVLDGAARAGARTVLVVPCCYGDAVPFRRRATAAVEGLGYVADDLLRRRIAASLVDLERALRLEAAGYETSVEELVAPTVTPHNLLIAGRKTGSPVRIARARARLDALHAAAIPATIDP; this comes from the coding sequence GTGAACGCGCCCTCGCTCGAGGACGTGCGCGCGGCGGTGCTTCGGCTCTTCATCGACGCGCCGGGGGCGGGGCTGCGGAAGGAAGACGAACAGAAATGCCGCGAGCTCCACGCGCTCTTGCCGTGGATCGCGAAGGTCCGCCGCGGCGCGCACGTCGTCGACGCGGCCGCGGGCAAGGCGAGCGTCGGCCTCGTCGCGGCGGAGCTGCTCGAGGTGGGGGCGCTCACCGTCATCGAGCGCGACGCGGGCCGCGTCGCGGCGTGCCGCGCGGCGGCGAAGCGGCTCACACGTGAGGTGCCGGTCGACGTGCGCGCGAGCGACGTCGCGGCGGCGGACGCGTGGCCGCCGGAGCCCGACGTCGTCGTCGCGCTCCACGCGTGTGGACCCGCCGCCGACCTCGTGCTCGACGGCGCCGCGCGCGCGGGCGCACGCACGGTGCTGGTGGTGCCTTGTTGCTACGGCGACGCGGTACCGTTCCGGCGACGCGCGACCGCCGCGGTCGAGGGGCTCGGCTACGTCGCGGACGATCTGCTCCGCCGCCGCATCGCCGCGTCGCTGGTCGATCTCGAGCGCGCGCTGCGCCTCGAGGCGGCCGGCTACGAGACGAGCGTCGAGGAGCTCGTCGCGCCGACGGTGACGCCGCACAACCTCCTCATCGCGGGGCGAAAGACGGGCTCGCCGGTCCGCATCGCCCGCGCTCGCGCCCGCCTCGACGCCCTCCACGCCGCCGCGATCCCCGCTACAATCGACCCATGA